One Fusarium poae strain DAOMC 252244 chromosome 4, whole genome shotgun sequence DNA window includes the following coding sequences:
- a CDS encoding hypothetical protein (BUSCO:2250at5125), protein MDAQNAAQSDQTRPAGDSPHQRPESKPEISRSTPPPVSSKPSEPTGKDKDKDARRNANPSSVVDQDASEDRDSDAETIVLPGKDGHSPSKARKVRQEDKSDGDGDNSKSSIKAAGYRPLELEKQASSIHARGDPVKNKRTPAHLEREKLSRGKDAAASSGLSSAPASPPHHRQPQRRRFVEDTHSSSDSEPNPLIPRKLLVKKPKPSEASVPNKRKSLKVESDDEGEGRKIRRQRTTSVSIDSTRLPKEHKPFSAKTQHDSQTRSISPQSRTHRRSASSQLPSYTSNGFGQKKRRLPPPLHSTDWHSDDSSASGSPHPRSSKLRSLATPAIDTNASPARMAPHKKHLDAHGQTFLARACARGEYEGAKTRLTERPEDLNVADYAGNTPLQIAAINGCEDIVKLLIDAGCNLDCVNYDKDTPLLDAVDNGHLGVVKLLLEAGVNPRKANVNGEEPIDRVSEDTDNADEIKAALMAARKRVGDRRRTSEEHHSHQDQDARDSHAPDSPRRSPATNSGSGRRTGTVRATKTRNDLLYMPLDEKTLRQAAGRGDEETVARILQVKEGFNDPESMVAAARGGHDLVIQLLLGLGGANPDPRPVYNAQPEFATPILAAIGQENIKVVELLLEQAGFDPTRRYKGETYYEIARQRAGPNWKDEEHMLKNAYDEYKRSHKDPARTKSPSRRERDQERGDREEREAKRARRVETKDKEETRQHKRNLSSPEPKKKSAASKLTSPREKRRSNSITNQGDENLKRGPGRPRKEDRIPPINVSDREVSPTISHKQLKAKHADSDAAGVSSEGETVKPRRKLVSKGELRGERERQRRASMASNASSFKDPPTSPHESKHEEPADKHDKHDKNRVEKLSEKYHDRTKALKRDESRDRLSVSGDGSTKRHRASITPDRPSNGDKDDSEIPSKRRRLEGETKEKRQKQALSSDERSRKSNNLQDSSKTAAKSTHKKHDDDRRERRANSHRADIDRASSAERQIHVKSEDTDVEMRDADSIKAVSESELQAARAKEAREAKDAEQEKQRQLEAETAKKEEFRKKEMTRKKEEERKRAEAEEEEVRKKAEEDEKKRKEESAEKERLQKEQEDREAERKRKDEQERQRREEDEKQRREVEEKARQEEEEKRRVEVEKKKREEEEQRQREEEERLHREQLEREAAEEARRQREEEERKERERRERAHREDQERKRAAREAEQRRFREEQERIRLGRLPPLLRWLDTCPNPKLPVLADKFKRIQGCRYDTIRREANGTPEGREQWVLNTHVALLLGEKDLELSRYTAWERAPVSQLAKMSLWRVEWRLYSLVDDKVWDLGRQLPEYYGDEDPSELCFHTKQRLREEAWEKFRNMDMFFVKLSDLMYTVSNIPHLRTTQLAVEYRELLESEAQSMQWGWGTCQKWKQDPDAARYHGLAPRCKYYVNGTLVGEDMPQLAQTSSTPFPDKKVPRRGLVQVFPDDPDYARLCLEQGLEHLINGHLSPLVNGIHSSPISQKSMVSGGHGVNGTFKALTPGSTIESLPISSAGHETLTNGINGKTNGTSH, encoded by the exons ATGGATGCGCAGAATGCTGCCCAGTCCGACCAGACGAGGCCTGCTGGCGACTCCCCTCATCAGCGGCCTGAATCGAAACCCGAAATATCGAGGTCGACACCACCGCCAGTAAGCTCAAAACCTTCCGAGCCCACTGGCAaggacaaagacaaagatgcCCGTCGGAACGCGAATCCTTCATCTGTAGTCGATCAAGATGCTTCCGAAGACCGCGATTCTGACGCAGAAACCATCGTACTGCCAGGCAAAGATGGCCATTCCCCGTCAAAAGCTCGAAAGGTGAGGCAGGAGGACAAAAGTGACGGTGACGGCGATAATTCCAAGTCTTCCATCAAGGCTGCTGGTTACCGCCCCCTGGAGCTTGAAAAGCAGGCATCATCTATCCACGCCCGTGGCGACCCAGTTAAGAATAAGCGCACGCCTGCTCATCTCGAACGCGAGAAACTGTCACGAGGGAAAGATGCGGCTGCCTCGAGCGGCTTGAGCTCTGCGCCCGCGTCACCGCCGCATCATCGGCAACCGCAGCGTCGCCGGTTTGTTGAAGACACGCACTCGTCTTCGGATTCTGAACCCAACCCTCTGATCCCTCGCAAGTTACTTGTCAAAAAGCCAAAACCGAGTGAAGCTTCTGTGCCTAACAAGCGGAAAAGCCTCAAAGTTGAGTCCGACGACGAGGGGGAGGGTCGCAAAATCAGGCGACAACGAACAACCAGTGTAAGCATCGATTCGACTCGCCTGCCAAAAGAGCACAAGCCTTTCTCGGCAAAGACGCAACATGATTCGCAAACCCGATCTATTTCCCCACAGTCTCGAACACACCGACGAAGTGCTTCATCACAACTACCTTCTTACACGTCCAACGGTTTTGGCCAGAAGAAGCGGCGCCTGCCACCCCCACTGCACTCGACTGACTGGCACTCCGACGATTCTTCTGCCAGTGGCAGCCCCCACCCTCGCAGCTCTAAACTTCGTAGCCTGGCAACGCCCGCCATCGATACAAATGCATCCCCCGCAAGAATGGCCCCTCATAAAAAGCATCTCGATGCTCATGGCCAAACTTTCTTGGCCCGCGCTTGCGCACGAGGCGAATATGAGGGAGCTAAAACACGCCTGACCGAAAGACCCGAGGACTTAAATGTTGCCGACTACGCCGGAAATACGCCACTTCAAATTGCAGCTATTAATGGCTGCGAAGATATCGTTAAACTTTTGATCGATGCTGGATGCAATTTGGATTGTGTTAATTACGACAAAGACACACCACTGCTGGACGCAGTCGATAACGGTCATCTAGGCGTTGTCAAGCTATTGCTGGAAGCCGGTGTCAACCCCCGAAAAGCAAACGTCAACGGCGAGGAGCCCATCGACCGTGTGAGTGAGGACACGGATAACGCGGACGAGATCAAAGCTGCTCTCATGGCAGCGAGGAAGCGAGTGGGGGATCGAAGGCGCACTTCGGAAGAACACCACTCGCACCAAGATCAGGACGCCAGGGACTCGCACGCGCCAGATAGCCCACGTCGGTCGCCTGCCACCAACTCTGGATCTGGTCGGAGAACGGGAACCGTACGCGCAACAAAGACACGAAACGATCTCTTATACATGCCCCTCGACGAAAAGACACTCCGGCAGGCTGCGGGACGAGGAGATGAAGAAACTGTTGCCCGCATTTTACAAGTGAAGGAGGGATTCAACGACCCCGAGTCTATGGTTGCTGCAGCACGAGGTGGACATGATCTGGTTATTCAGTTACTCCTGGGTCTTGGGGGCGCTAATCCCGACCCGCGACCTGTCTACAATGCTCAACCAGAGTTTGCGACGCCGATACTCGCAGCGATTGGCCAGGAAAACATTAAAGTGGTCGAGTTGCTGTTAGAGCAGGCCGGATTCGACCCTACTAGGAGGTACAAGGGCGAAACATACTACGAAATCGCTCGACAGCGTGCAGGCCCGAATTGGAAAGACGAAGAGCACATGCTAAAGAATGCCTACGACGAATATAAGAGAAGCCATAAGGATCCGGCCAGGACAAAATCACCAAGTCGACGCGAACGAGATCAAGAACGCGGCGATCGTGAAGAGCGAGAAGCCAAGCGCGCGCGGCGCGTGGAAACAAAAGACAAGGAAGAGACCCGACAGCATAAACGAAATCTCTCCAGCCCTGAACCAAAGAAGAAATCCGCCGCCTCTAAACTCACAAGCCCAAGAGAAAAACGACGATCCAACTCTATCACAAATCAGGGAGATGAAAACTTAAAGCGTGGCCCAGGACGACCTCGAAAAGAAGACCGTATCCCACCCATCAATGTATCCGATCGCGAAGTGTCTCCAACGATTTCTCACAAGCAACTCAAGGCCAAGCATGCCGACTCGGACGCTGCTGGTGTATCCTCTGAAGGCGAAACTGTCAAACCTAGGAGGAAACTTGTATCTAAAGGCGAACTTCGAGGAGAACGCGAGCGACAACGACGCGCCAGCATGGCATCGAATGCTTCGTCTTTCAAAGACCCCCCGACAAGCCCCCACGAGTCCAAACACGAGGAACCGGCAGACAAGCATGATAAACACGACAAGAACAGGGTTGAGAAACTGTCGGAGAAGTACCACGATCGAACTAAGGCCCTCAAAAGGGACGAATCTCGGGACCGTTTGTCGGTGTCTGGTGACGGATCAACTAAAAGGCACCGTGCTAGCATCACACCTGATCGACCAAGTAATGGCGATAAAGATGACAGTGAAATTCCCTCTAAACGTCGGCGTCTGGAAGGCGAAACGAAAGAGAAACGTCAGAAACAAGCTTTGTCCTCAGATGAGAGATCTCGTAAATCCAACAATCTCCAAGACTCCTCCAAGACAGCAGCTAAGTCAACACACAAGAAGCACGATGATGATAGACGCGAAAGGCGCGCCAACTCCCATCGTGCTGATATCGATCGTGCCAGCAGTGCTGAAAGGCAAATCCATGTCAAGTCAGAGGATACTGATGTGGAGATGAGAGATGCTGATTCTATTAAGGCTGTGTCGGAGTCAGAACTGCAAGCAGCTCGAGCCAAAGAAGCTAGGGAGGCCAAAGATGCCGAGCAAGAAAAGCAACGACAACTCGAAGCAGAGACagccaagaaggaagagtttCGAAAGAAGGAGATGACAcgcaagaaggaagaggaacgCAAACGGGCTGAagctgaggaagaagaggtccGAAAGAAagcagaggaagatgagaagaagcgGAAGGAGGAGTcagcagagaaagagagattGCAGAAGGAACAGGAAGATCGCGAGGCTGAGCGCAAGCGCAAAGACGAGCAAGAACGCCAACGCCgagaggaagatgagaaaCAGCGACGCGAAGTTGAGGAAAAGGCGCGacaggaagaggaagagaagcgACGAGTTGAAgtggagaaaaagaaaagggaagaggaagagcagAGGCAGCgcgaagaagaggagagacTGCACCGCGAACAGCTCGAGcgagaggcagcagaagaAGCTCGCCGTCAAcgtgaggaagaggagcggAAAGAACGTGAGCGGCGAGAACGTGCGCATCGTGAAGATCAAGAGCGTAAGCGTGCTGCACGTGAAGCCGAACAACGACGATTCCGTGAAGAGCAGGAACGGATCCGCCTTGGCAGACTACCTCCTCTTCTACGATGGCTTGATACATGTCCAAACCCCAAGCTCCCAGTTCTTGCAGACAAGTTCAAACGCATTCAAGGATGCCGATACGATACAATCCGACGAGAAGCCAACGGAACGCCCGAGGGTCGCGAACAATGGGTGCTCAACACTCATGTGGCTCTGCTTCTGGGCGAGAAGGATCTAGAGCTCTCAAGAT ACACGGCCTGGGAACGCGCTCCTGTTAGCCAACTAGCCAAGATGTCCCTTTGGCGCGTAGAGTGGCGTCTCTACTCTCTCGTGGACGACAAAGTTTGGGATCTTGGCCGCCAACTGCCAGAATACTACGGTGACGAGGATCCCTCTGAGCTGTGTTTTCATACGAAGCAACGACTAAGAGAAGAGGCTTGGGAGAAGTTCCGCAACATGGACATGTTTTTTGTCAAG TTGTCTGACCTAATGTACACCGTCTCCAACATCCCACATCTCCGCACCACCCAGCTTGCGGTCGAATACCGTGAGCTTCTGGAGTCGGAGGCACAAAGTATGCAGTGGGGTTGGGGTACGTGCCAGAAGTGGAAGCAAGATCCGGATGCGGCCCGCTATCATGGACTCGCTCCACGCTGCAAATACTATGTCAACGGAACACTGGTGGGTGAGGATATGCCTCAGCTAGCACAGACAAGTAGCACTCCTTTCCCCGATAAGAAGGTGCCACGACGCGGACTGGTGCAAGTATTCCCAGATGATCCTGACTATGCGCGGCTTTGTTTGGAACAAGGTCTAGAGCATCTCATCAACGGCCACCTCAGCCCACTGGTCAATGGCATCCATTCTTCTCCAATCAGTCAAAAATCGATGGTGTCAGGGGGACACGGTGTCAACGGCACATTCAAGGCTTTGACGCCCGGATCGACAATTGAGAGCTTGCCAATATCATCAGCAGGCCACGAGACATTGACCAACGGCATCAATGGAAAGACGAATGGAACCTCGCACTGA
- the RBG1 gene encoding GTP-binding protein rbg1 (BUSCO:29799at5125): MATTVDKIKDIEAEMAKTQKNKATSYHLGQLKAKLAKLKRELLTPSGGGGGGGAGFDVARTGVASIGFIGFPSVGKSTLMSKLTGQHSEAAAYEFTTLTSVPGQVVYNGAPLQIIDLPGIIEGAKDGRGRGRQVIAVAKTCHLIFIVLDVNKPLTDKRVIEAELEGFGIRINKEPPNITFKKKDKGGLNITNTVPLTHIDHGEIKAVMSEYRINSADITIRCDATVDDLIDVLEAKSRSYIPVVYCLNKIDSISIEELDLLYRIPNAVPISSEHGWNIDELMEAMWDKLSLVRVYTKPKGKQPDYSQPVVLRASRCTVEDFCNAIHRSITEVFKTAIVYGKSVKHQPQRVGLSHELSDEDVVTIVKR; encoded by the exons ATGGCGACCACGGTGGACAAG ATCAAAGATATTGAGGCCGAA ATGGCCAAAACCCAGAAGAACAAGGCGACGTCCTACCATCTGGGTCAGCTCAAGGCCAAGTTGGCCAAGCTCAAGCGCGAGCTGTTAACTCCCAGCGGTGGAGGAGGTGGCGGCGGTGCTGGTTTCGATGTGGCCAGGACAGGTGTTGCCAGTATTGGCTTCATCGGCTTCCCTTCAGTAGGCAAGAGTACGCTCATGAGCAAACTGACCGGACAGCATTCGGAGGCTGCCGCATATGAATTCACCACCCTTACCTCTGTGCCTGGTCAAGTGGTCTACAATG GCGCTCCCTTGCAGATTATTGATCTTCCCGGTATTATTGAAGGTGCCAAGGATGGTCGTGGCCGAGGTCGACAAGTCATTGCTGTGGCCAAGACTTGCCATCTGATCTTCATTGTGTTGGATGTGAACAAGCCTTTGACGGATAAGCGGGTGATTGAGGCGGAACTCGAGGGCTTTGGAATCCGCATCAACAAGGAGCCACCCAACATCAccttcaagaagaaggacaagggTGGTCTTAATATCACCAACACCGTACCCTTGACCCATATCGACCATGGCGAAATCAAAGCTGTTATGAGCGAGTACCGTATTAACTCGGCGGATATTACAATTCGCTGCGACGCTACTGTCGACGACCTGATCGACGTCCTCGAGGCCAAGAGTCGAAG TTACATTCCCGTTGTTTACTGCCTAAACAAAATTGATTCGATCAGCATTGAGGAGCTTGATCTTCTTTACCGTATCCCCAACGCTGTTCCCATCAGCTCTGAGCATGGATGGAACATTGACGAGCTGATGGAGGCTATGTGGGACAAGCTCAGCCTTGTGCGAGTGTACACAAAGCCCAAGGGCAAGCAGCCAGATTACTCTCAACCTGTCGTGCTCCGAGCCTCGCGCTGCACCGTTGAGGATTTC TGTAACGCCATTCATCGAAGTATCACGGAGGTTTTCAAGACAGCCATCGTTTACGGCAAGTCTGTCAAGCATCAGCCTCAACGTGTTGGCTTGTCCCATGAATTAAGTGACGAGGATGTTG TAACAATTGTCAAGCGATGA